A single window of Streptomyces aquilus DNA harbors:
- a CDS encoding IclR family transcriptional regulator → MLDKAAAVLDCFRPDGGMFRLTEIAARTRLAKTTAFRLCAHLVRLGLLERDGENYRLGGKLFELGSLVPRRLDLREAALPFLQDLFEATRETVHLGIREGHDVVYVERIHGHQALALPSRIGGRLPLTCTGVGKALLAFSGSELADEVLAGPLPRLTPHSVTDPARLRTAMEQIRVSGLAYEEQEAALGVSCIASPVFAGPTAVAALSVAVPRGRFHPAQLAPAVRTAALGLSRVLRSGSGTVGGTSS, encoded by the coding sequence ATGCTCGACAAGGCGGCTGCCGTCCTCGACTGCTTCCGCCCGGACGGCGGTATGTTCCGTCTCACGGAAATCGCTGCCCGCACGAGACTGGCCAAGACGACCGCGTTCCGTCTCTGCGCACACCTGGTGCGCCTCGGTCTGCTCGAACGCGACGGCGAGAACTACCGGCTCGGGGGCAAGCTCTTCGAGCTGGGCTCGCTGGTACCGCGCCGGCTCGACCTGCGGGAGGCGGCGTTGCCGTTCCTCCAGGACCTCTTCGAGGCCACGCGCGAGACCGTGCACCTCGGCATTCGGGAGGGGCACGACGTGGTCTATGTCGAGCGAATCCACGGCCACCAGGCCCTGGCGCTGCCCTCGCGCATCGGGGGGCGGCTCCCCCTGACTTGCACGGGCGTCGGCAAGGCGTTGTTGGCGTTCTCCGGCTCCGAGCTGGCGGATGAGGTGCTGGCCGGGCCTCTGCCCCGTCTCACTCCGCACTCGGTCACCGACCCGGCGCGGCTGCGTACGGCCATGGAGCAGATCCGGGTCTCCGGTCTCGCGTATGAGGAGCAGGAGGCCGCCCTCGGCGTCAGCTGCATCGCCTCGCCCGTCTTCGCCGGGCCGACGGCGGTGGCCGCCCTGTCCGTCGCCGTGCCGCGCGGCCGGTTTCACCCCGCCCAGCTGGCGCCCGCTGTGCGGACAGCCGCTCTGGGCCTGTCCCGTGTGCTGCGCTCGGGCAGCGGAACGGTGGGCGGCACCTCTTCCTGA
- a CDS encoding acetaldehyde dehydrogenase (acetylating) yields MSTKVAVIGSGNIGTDLMIKVLRLSDSLEIAAMAGIDPNSDGLARARRLKVATTHGGVDGLVELDEFADVEIVFDATSAGAHRRHDEVLRSRGRRVVDLTPAALGPYVVPPVNGDDHLDAPNVNMVTCGGQATIPIVAAVAAVTPVHYGEIVASISSRSAGPGTRANIDEFTETTSSAIEKVGGAARGKAIIVLNPAEPPLIMRDTVYCIIGECDDTAVTASVQDMVARVQAYVPGYRLKQKVQFERLADDDPLRSLLPAGTRSADAAKVSVFLEVEGAAHYLPAYAGNLDIMTSAALRTAERMATAQPFTEVVCR; encoded by the coding sequence ATGAGCACGAAGGTCGCTGTCATCGGGTCGGGGAATATCGGTACCGACCTGATGATTAAAGTTCTGCGGCTCTCCGACTCCCTGGAGATCGCCGCCATGGCCGGGATCGATCCCAACTCCGACGGCCTGGCCCGCGCCCGCCGCCTGAAGGTCGCCACCACCCACGGGGGCGTCGACGGCCTAGTGGAACTGGACGAGTTCGCGGACGTCGAGATCGTCTTCGACGCCACCTCGGCCGGTGCGCACCGCCGCCACGACGAGGTGCTGCGCTCGCGGGGGCGCAGGGTCGTGGACCTGACGCCCGCCGCGCTCGGCCCGTATGTCGTCCCGCCGGTCAACGGCGACGACCACCTCGACGCACCGAACGTCAACATGGTTACCTGCGGAGGTCAGGCCACCATACCGATCGTGGCCGCCGTCGCAGCCGTGACACCCGTCCACTACGGCGAGATCGTCGCCTCGATCTCCTCCCGCTCGGCCGGTCCCGGCACCCGGGCCAACATCGACGAGTTCACCGAGACGACCTCGTCGGCCATCGAGAAGGTGGGCGGCGCTGCCCGGGGCAAGGCGATCATCGTCCTGAACCCGGCCGAACCCCCGCTGATCATGCGCGACACCGTGTACTGCATCATCGGCGAGTGCGACGACACCGCGGTGACCGCCTCGGTGCAGGACATGGTCGCCCGGGTCCAGGCGTACGTGCCCGGATACCGCCTCAAGCAGAAGGTCCAGTTCGAGCGCCTTGCCGACGACGATCCCCTGCGCTCGCTGCTGCCCGCTGGCACGCGGTCCGCCGACGCCGCGAAGGTCTCGGTCTTCCTGGAGGTCGAGGGCGCCGCCCACTACCTGCCCGCCTATGCCGGCAACCTCGACATCATGACCTCGGCCGCCCTGCGCACC
- the mhpD gene encoding 2-keto-4-pentenoate hydratase, which translates to MSTHKPADAVTQAAAVLEEAARTGAPCAPVRSLLPEADIDAAYAVQRLHVERGVAAGRRLVGRKIGLTSPAVQRQLGVDQPDFGALFADMAVSEGQPIAPGRLLQPKVEAEVALVVGTDLPHRDPTLADLLRATAFALPALEIVDSRIADWDITIVDTVADNASCGLYVLGGSPVPLDRVDLRAVTMTLTKNGETVSKGTGADCLGSPLTAALWLASTLARLGDPLRAGDIVLTGALGPMAVAAQGDEFTAHIEGLGTVTAMFASAATEGAAA; encoded by the coding sequence GTGAGCACTCACAAGCCGGCCGACGCCGTGACCCAGGCGGCGGCCGTCCTGGAGGAGGCCGCCCGCACCGGCGCCCCCTGCGCCCCGGTGCGCTCGCTCCTGCCCGAAGCGGACATCGACGCCGCGTACGCCGTGCAGCGCCTGCACGTGGAGCGCGGGGTCGCTGCCGGGCGGCGGCTGGTGGGCCGGAAGATCGGCCTGACGTCACCCGCCGTGCAGCGGCAGCTCGGCGTGGACCAGCCGGACTTCGGCGCGCTGTTCGCCGACATGGCGGTGTCCGAGGGACAACCGATCGCCCCCGGCCGACTCCTCCAGCCGAAGGTCGAAGCCGAGGTCGCCCTGGTGGTGGGCACGGACCTGCCGCATCGCGACCCGACCCTCGCCGACCTGTTGCGCGCCACGGCGTTCGCGCTGCCCGCGCTGGAGATCGTCGACAGCCGCATCGCCGACTGGGACATCACCATCGTCGACACCGTCGCGGACAACGCTTCCTGCGGCCTGTACGTCCTCGGCGGATCCCCCGTCCCCCTGGACCGCGTCGACCTCCGGGCCGTGACGATGACCCTCACCAAGAACGGCGAGACGGTCTCCAAGGGCACCGGCGCCGACTGCCTGGGCAGCCCTCTCACAGCCGCTCTCTGGCTCGCCTCCACCCTTGCCAGGCTCGGCGACCCGTTGCGGGCCGGCGACATCGTCTTGACCGGTGCCCTCGGCCCGATGGCCGTCGCCGCCCAGGGCGACGAGTTCACCGCGCACATCGAAGGGCTCGGCACGGTCACGGCCATGTTCGCGTCCGCCGCCACGGAAGGAGCCGCGGCATGA